One uncultured Pseudodesulfovibrio sp. genomic window carries:
- a CDS encoding chemotaxis protein: MSETKILLESGTNELEIVEFYLDESRDRGDYRGYYGINVAKVLEIIQMPELTEMPEVAHPSVLGAFNLRNEIIPLIDLAAWLHKTRAEKEPPKVIVTEFNRTKSAFLVSGVTRIHRIGWQEVEAPTNYVSSLTVNSITGVVKISGRITFILDMEKICKDLNPGSEPDLEASNKVREAIVHKKYRVLLADDSTMARNMIAGILNSAGFKVHTEENGEKALQYLLKTKALAAAEGRPLDQYVNLVISDVEMPSMDGHTLTRRIKDDADLRHLPVILCSSIITGTLHHKGIAVGADAQVSKAELGELAPKAMKLLEEQAE; the protein is encoded by the coding sequence ATGAGCGAAACCAAGATCCTGCTGGAATCGGGTACCAACGAGCTTGAGATCGTCGAATTCTATCTCGACGAATCCCGAGACAGGGGCGATTACCGCGGCTATTACGGCATCAACGTAGCAAAGGTTCTGGAGATCATCCAGATGCCCGAGCTGACCGAGATGCCTGAAGTCGCGCACCCGTCCGTGCTTGGTGCCTTCAACCTGCGCAACGAGATCATTCCGCTCATCGACCTGGCCGCGTGGCTGCACAAGACGCGTGCCGAAAAGGAACCGCCCAAGGTCATCGTCACCGAGTTCAACCGGACCAAAAGCGCCTTCCTCGTCTCCGGAGTGACACGCATCCACCGCATCGGCTGGCAGGAGGTGGAGGCTCCGACCAATTATGTCTCCTCCCTGACGGTCAACTCCATAACCGGCGTGGTCAAGATATCCGGCAGAATCACCTTCATTCTGGACATGGAGAAGATCTGCAAGGACCTGAACCCCGGCAGCGAGCCCGACCTCGAGGCGTCGAACAAGGTTCGCGAGGCCATTGTCCACAAGAAGTACCGTGTTCTGCTGGCCGACGACTCCACCATGGCCCGCAACATGATCGCCGGTATCCTGAACTCGGCCGGATTCAAGGTCCATACCGAGGAAAACGGCGAAAAGGCCCTGCAGTACCTGCTCAAGACCAAGGCCCTGGCCGCGGCCGAGGGGCGTCCCTTGGACCAATACGTCAACCTGGTGATCTCGGACGTCGAGATGCCTTCCATGGACGGCCACACCCTGACCCGTCGCATCAAGGATGACGCCGATCTGCGCCACCTGCCGGTCATACTCTGTTCTTCCATCATCACCGGAACCCTGCACCACAAAGGCATCGCCGTGGGCGCCGACGCCCAGGTCTCCAAGGCCGAACTGGGCGAACTCGCTCCCAAGGCGATGAAGCTGCTCGAAGAGCAGGCCGAATAG
- a CDS encoding sigma-54 dependent transcriptional regulator, whose product MSKPDIPTIMVVDDDESILEVLEARLLSAGLSPLLADRAETALEMLADEPVDLIISDVKMPGMGGRGLLKEVMENWPHIPIIMLTAHGTIPDAVGSIQEGAVDYLTKPFDGKELVRRVRARLEARAEAPASTPQPRPSRKTAASEPAPGGILGGLAPAMGRFLERLERVAKSTATVLLFGESGTGKEMAARILHEGSPRADGPFVVVDCGSTQPTLLESELFGHVKGSFTHAVKDKKGLIEEADGGTLFLDEIGNISPDMQARLLRFLQEGTIRRVGDNHERSVSCRVVAATNADLPGMVASGEFREDLYYRLKVVTLTIPPLRERCEDIPALTDGLLARLCARQQRPRAEISDKAMRLLESHPWPGNVRELENALEAALVFCDGDVIEPDDLQLETPPANSPAAAGSSLSLEDNERETIIRALEAAGGVKKDAADRLGISRRAIHYKIKKYGIGEE is encoded by the coding sequence ATGAGTAAACCGGACATCCCGACCATCATGGTGGTCGATGACGACGAGAGTATCCTGGAGGTGCTCGAAGCCCGCCTGCTTTCCGCGGGGCTGAGCCCGCTGTTGGCCGACCGGGCCGAAACCGCCCTGGAGATGCTGGCCGACGAACCCGTCGACCTGATCATCTCGGACGTGAAGATGCCCGGCATGGGCGGCCGGGGGCTGCTCAAGGAGGTCATGGAAAACTGGCCGCATATCCCGATCATCATGCTCACGGCCCACGGGACCATCCCGGACGCCGTCGGTTCCATCCAGGAAGGTGCCGTCGACTATCTGACCAAGCCGTTCGACGGCAAGGAACTGGTCCGCCGGGTCCGTGCCCGGCTTGAGGCGCGCGCGGAAGCCCCCGCCTCCACACCCCAGCCCCGGCCGTCCCGAAAGACCGCCGCTTCCGAACCGGCTCCGGGCGGAATTCTCGGCGGCCTGGCCCCTGCCATGGGCCGCTTCCTTGAGAGGCTGGAACGGGTGGCCAAGTCCACGGCAACGGTCCTGCTCTTCGGTGAGTCGGGTACAGGCAAGGAGATGGCGGCGCGCATACTGCACGAGGGCAGCCCGCGCGCCGACGGTCCGTTCGTGGTCGTGGACTGCGGCTCCACCCAGCCGACCCTGCTGGAATCCGAACTGTTCGGCCACGTCAAGGGTTCCTTCACCCACGCGGTCAAGGACAAGAAGGGGCTCATCGAGGAAGCGGACGGCGGCACCCTGTTTCTGGACGAGATCGGCAATATTTCACCGGACATGCAGGCCCGGCTGCTGCGTTTCCTGCAAGAAGGGACCATCCGCCGGGTGGGCGACAATCATGAGCGGTCCGTGTCCTGTCGAGTCGTGGCCGCCACCAATGCGGACCTGCCCGGAATGGTCGCCAGCGGCGAGTTCCGCGAGGACCTCTACTACCGCCTCAAGGTCGTCACCCTGACCATCCCGCCCCTGCGCGAACGGTGTGAGGACATCCCGGCCCTGACGGACGGCCTGCTGGCCCGCCTCTGCGCCCGCCAGCAGCGGCCCCGCGCCGAAATCTCGGACAAGGCCATGCGCCTGCTCGAATCCCATCCCTGGCCGGGCAACGTCCGTGAACTGGAGAACGCGCTGGAAGCGGCTCTGGTCTTTTGCGACGGGGACGTCATCGAACCAGACGACCTGCAACTGGAAACACCGCCCGCGAATTCTCCGGCCGCGGCCGGCTCCAGCCTGTCCCTGGAGGACAACGAGCGGGAGACCATCATCCGCGCCCTGGAGGCGGCGGGCGGGGTCAAGAAGGACGCCGCCGACCGTCTTGGCATCAGCCGCAGGGCCATCCACTACAAGATCAAAAAGTACGGCATTGGCGAGGAATAA
- a CDS encoding HAMP domain-containing sensor histidine kinase has product MPKARHLTIAAKLTIWACALIAVFFATSAYLFQQVRTDAEVAGLMVTENHDLDSAIQRMLERLYNVQNNIRRYRILGGDQNAVGFIVEDLTRFGEILNETIKKHPRYADEWKELTSEYQITLDPANTPNENLTPDNTVSDWTDILEQSLLDNQADTEARLTQLRDAGRHAADVGMYGLAFCLIVGVGGSLLLAWTLNRSLSEVRRGIRDLGTGGTPRDVRILSRDELGELALAFNAMAARLRREERMRADFIAMLSHEIRTPLTSVREAVDLIGSGTFGEVNEKQKRFLDIAEKESERLSDLLSRLLSVSRMETQELVLAPERVEAAGLVDAALERLAPTARGAEATLEADVEPGLSVTADPAHISQVLTNLLGNAVKFSGRGGRIRVSVKRSGDEALFSVHDSGPGIPEDERERIFLKYYREPGVRDSIDGAGLGLAICRRIVLAHNGRIWVESEPGRGSTFHFTLPATA; this is encoded by the coding sequence ATGCCCAAGGCCCGCCATCTGACCATCGCCGCCAAGCTGACCATCTGGGCCTGCGCCCTGATAGCGGTCTTCTTTGCCACCTCGGCCTATCTCTTCCAACAGGTGCGAACCGACGCGGAAGTCGCTGGTCTCATGGTCACCGAGAACCACGACCTGGACTCGGCCATCCAGCGTATGCTCGAGCGTCTGTACAACGTGCAGAACAACATCCGCCGCTATCGCATCCTGGGAGGCGATCAGAACGCCGTGGGCTTTATCGTCGAAGACCTCACCCGGTTCGGCGAGATCCTCAACGAGACCATCAAAAAGCACCCCCGCTACGCCGACGAGTGGAAGGAACTGACCTCGGAATACCAGATCACCCTGGACCCGGCCAACACGCCGAACGAGAACCTGACTCCGGACAACACGGTCAGTGACTGGACCGACATATTGGAACAGTCCCTGCTCGATAACCAGGCCGATACCGAGGCGCGCCTGACGCAGCTCCGCGACGCGGGCCGCCATGCGGCGGACGTGGGCATGTACGGGCTGGCCTTCTGCCTGATCGTCGGCGTAGGCGGAAGTCTGCTGCTGGCCTGGACCCTGAACCGCTCCCTGAGCGAGGTACGCCGGGGCATCCGCGACCTGGGAACAGGGGGTACGCCCCGCGACGTGCGCATCCTGTCCCGCGACGAGCTGGGTGAGCTTGCCCTGGCCTTCAACGCCATGGCGGCGCGGCTGCGACGCGAGGAACGGATGCGCGCCGACTTCATCGCCATGCTCTCCCACGAGATACGCACCCCGCTGACCTCGGTGCGCGAGGCCGTGGACCTCATCGGCTCCGGGACCTTCGGCGAGGTGAACGAAAAGCAGAAGCGGTTCCTGGACATCGCGGAAAAGGAGTCCGAACGTCTTTCCGACCTGCTCTCGCGGCTGCTGTCCGTTTCACGCATGGAGACCCAGGAGCTGGTCCTGGCCCCGGAGCGGGTGGAGGCCGCCGGGTTGGTGGATGCCGCCCTGGAGCGGCTGGCCCCCACGGCCCGGGGAGCCGAGGCAACTCTGGAGGCCGACGTCGAGCCAGGACTGTCCGTGACCGCCGACCCCGCGCATATCAGCCAGGTGCTGACCAACCTGCTGGGTAACGCCGTCAAGTTCTCGGGCCGGGGCGGCAGAATCCGGGTGAGCGTCAAACGCAGCGGCGACGAAGCGCTCTTCAGCGTTCACGACAGCGGACCGGGCATCCCTGAGGATGAACGGGAACGCATCTTTCTCAAATACTACCGAGAGCCGGGCGTACGGGACTCCATCGACGGGGCCGGGCTGGGTCTGGCGATCTGCCGGCGCATCGTCCTGGCCCACAACGGACGCATCTGGGTCGAGAGCGAACCGGGCCGAGGCTCCACCTTCCATTTCACCCTGCCCGCAACCGCCTGA
- a CDS encoding acylphosphatase, translating into MLSYTCTVEGKVTGGNFQSWVQSTAQHLGLTGWVRNIADNKAEILLQGEAEKYAAFREHLLAEAPIVDRGEISCNTIEYDKVFDVFEIRG; encoded by the coding sequence ATGCTGAGCTACACATGCACTGTCGAGGGAAAGGTCACCGGGGGCAATTTCCAGTCCTGGGTTCAGAGCACCGCGCAACACCTCGGCCTGACGGGCTGGGTTCGCAACATCGCCGACAACAAGGCTGAAATTCTGCTCCAGGGAGAGGCCGAGAAGTACGCAGCCTTCCGCGAACATCTCCTGGCCGAGGCGCCCATCGTGGACCGCGGCGAGATCTCCTGCAACACTATCGAATACGACAAGGTCTTTGACGTTTTCGAGATCCGGGGCTGA